Genomic DNA from Tautonia rosea:
GCCGGGGACGTTGGCTTCCTCTCGCGAGAGGTCCGAGAGACGATCGAGGCCCGCTACCGCCAGGTTCAGCGCCGCGCCGGCTTCCTCGGTGGTCTTGCTGGACTCGCGCTTCGAAACTTGCCCGACGTGCTCGACGTGCTGACCGAAGGAACCGGAGACGGAGCCGTTGCCGTCGCCTCAACCCGTCTTGAGGGGGCAACCGAGCATGTTGTCATCCCGGTCAATCACGTCGAGCTGATCCGGGGCCCGCTGTTCTATCCAGAACCTGGCCCGGTTGCCTGCGAGCCCTTCGTCTCGCGCTGGCTGGCCGAGTCCTTGCCGATCACGAGCCTCACCGAAGTGAAACCCGACTCGCAGACGGACGTGGAATCCCAGACGAAGACCGAAGCCCCCGTCGAGATCGGCGGGAACGGCTCCTGAGCAATCGTTCCTGGGCCCACTTGATTTTCTTGGGAGCCTCGGCCGGTCTCTCCACCCGAGGCTCCAAACCTCGTTCCGCCACACTTCTTCCGAAGGAACGAGCGTCTCGATCGACGGCTCAATCTCCCGGCGGAACGTGCCCCTCGATCGGCCCTTCGGGCGGGTTTCCTTCCGAGTCGTGATGCGAGGCTTCCTCAGCCTTTAACCGCTCGACCGATCGGTTGAACCGTCGAGCAATCAAGAGGAAGGCCATCGACACGGGAATCATCATCACGGCCATCAGAATGAAGAAGACATACGCCGGCATCTTCGGGTACTGCGGCGTAATCACGGCGTTCAGCTGATTGGCAAAGAAGACCGTCAGCAGGAAGCAGCCGGTGATGAACCCCTTCATCGACTTCGGCGCGGCCGTGAAGGCCAGCTCCAGGCCGACAACCGAGATGCATAACTCCGCCACCGTCACAATCACATAGGCAAGAATCTGCCAGATCACGGACGGCTTGGGCAGTTCGATCGCCCCTTGATACCGCTTCGTCACCGCCTCAACCAGCTCCGGCCCGCCAACTCCGGGACGAACAATCCCCGGATAGCGCTCTTCAATCGCCCCGACAAGTGCCTCGGAGGCTCCCGTTCCTAGATCCCCCGCGCCGAGCATCGCCACCCGCTCGGCTCCCGGCTCGATCTCCAGGGTCGCCACCTCCTCCACCGACTGAACCCGAGCGACCCGGTTCGTCGGCGATTCGGTCCGATTCAACTGAAGCTTCAGGGCCAGATCGGCCTTGTCGCTCAGCGTGATGAAGTCGTACCCGTCGGAGATGTAATTGGCATATATCCCTTCAGGAGACAACGGAAGCTGGGGCACGTACACCACCTGCGGCGAGCCGTCCAGCTCGAGCGCTTGCACATCGGCGACCGTATGAACAATCGAGTATCCTCCCCCTCGCTCAGCGATCTCGGCCACCTCGGGGGTTGCCTCGTCGTCAAAGAGAACGAAGTGCGCCCCGTCCTGCGAGAGTCGATCGACCGTCTGGTGCGCCATCCACGCCGGAACGGCCATCATCGCCATGCTCAGGGCCGTGAAGACAAAGCCAACGAGCATCTTGTCGGTCGCCCGAAGCGGATAGCCCCACGCGGCCAACCCTCGCCAGCCGAGGGTCACGATCGGTAAGAGCGTCAAAACGAAGACCGGGTTGAACGCCTGCACGGCGTCGGGAGCGAGCGTCACACCGAAGAGGCTCAGGTCGAGCAGGTCTCTCGCGAAGAAGGTCCAGGTGCTCGCCTGCTGATCGAAAATGCTCCAGAAGAAGCAGATGACAAAAAAGAGGCCGAAAATCCGCCGAATCACCTGCCGGCGCTGAAGTTTCTCTTCCGGACTTGGCGGCGTCCGGTCGATCACCTCCACCGCGTAATGCTTCTTCCCCGCCGCGAAGAAGACGAACGCCACGGCCATCAAGACCGCCGGGAACAGGAAGGCGATTGCATAGCCGTACTGATCTCGGAGAAACGGCAGCATGAAGGTCGAGATCGCCGATCCGATGTTGATCGCCGCGTAGTACATGGCGAAGGCGTCGCTTCGCAGTTGTTCCTCTCCCGGACGTTTCTGATCGTAGGTCAAACCCATCAAGGTCGAGATGTTTGGCTTGATCACCCCGCTTCCCATCGCCAGCAAGGCCAAGGCGATGATGAGAAACGGCACGCTCTCGACCCCAAGAATCACATGGCCGAGAATATAAGGAATCGAAAATCCGACAATCGTCCAGTACTTGCCGAAATAGTTGTCAGCGATGTACCCCCCGACCAGGGGCAGAAAATACGCTGCGGCGATGAACTGGCTCATCGCGAAGCTGGCCATCTGGTCTCCCAGGCCGAGCTGGGTCGACATGTACAGCAAGAGGATGGCCCTCATGCCGTAGTAGCTGCTCCGCTCGGCCAGCTCTCCCCAGAAGATGAACCAGAACCCCTTCGGATGGTGAGCCAGGTAGCCGAGGAGTCCCCGGCGCGAGGCTCCACTCGCGTCTGCCGCACTGCTCATCGCGTTCTTGCTCCGTGGAATCGGATCAGCCCCGACCGCGCCGACGATTCGAAACGGGTGCAGCCCGCACCCGCTCGGGGATTCCAAAAAGCGGGCTCGGAGAGAGGAACAAGCCGGCCGCCGACGAGGGGCTCTAGGTCGATCGACGCGGACATCCTGCCAGATCATCCCCCCGATTGCCAGGCCGCCCCGACCTCCGGGGGCTTGCGCCAAACCCTCCAATCGTGTAATCTGCCTGTCAATCCGCCCGGAGCGTTCCCCGTCCCTTCGGAGAGATGTGGCACGATCCCTGGACAGCAATCTCTTGATCGAGTGACTGCCCAGGCTCGGTCTCACGATACTTACAGAGGAAGGCTCGCAGGATGGCGAGATCGGCCTCGAAGCTTTCGGCTGGTCTCGCAGCTCGATCACCAGGCCTGATCACGTGCCACCTTTCGACCCGTCCCTGAACATCCTGTTGAAAAGGTTCCGAAACGAGCCGCGACAATTCTCGCAAACTCTGTTAAGAAAACCATTTCCGCCCGAATCTCCTGGCGCACCCGAAGCGCACCCCGTCAGAACCTGGAAACGACTCATCGCCCGCACCTGATCCCACACCGTCGATTCCCAAAACGAACACGCACCTTCGGTCCAAGTCATGCTCTCGCTTGAGTTTCCATCAAGGCGATTCAGCGCACCCGAAGGCGCACCGGCCCGCGCACCTCGATTGAGGATTGACCCCCAATGACCCGACTCGTCCCGCTCTTACTCCTCGTTTGTCTTGCGTTCACCGGCCGCCTCCTTGCCGCCGCCGGCGGTCGACCGATGACGGTCGATGACCTGCTCGCCATCAAGAGCGTCTCCGACCCCCAGGTCTCCCCCGACGGTTCGAAGGTCGTCTACGTTGTTTCCGAGGTCGATCGCGAGGCAGGCCGATCCAACAGTTCCCTCTGGCTCGTTCCCGTGGTCGGTGGCGAACCCAAGCAACTGACCACCGCCAAGGGATCGAACGCCCACCCTCGATGGAGCCCCGACGGCAAGTCGATCGCCTTCGTTTCCTCCCGAAGCGGTTCGAGCCAGGTCTGGCTCCTCCCCCTCGACGGAGGCGAGGCCCGGCAACTGACCGACCTGCCGATCGACGTCGACGGCCCCATCTGGTCCCCGACCGGCGATCACCTGGCGGTCGTCGCCCATGTTTACCCCGGCCTCTCTCCCGAGGACACCGCCAAGAAGGACAAGGAGAAGGGGGAATCGAAGACCTCCGCCCAGACCTACGATCACCTCATGGTTCGTCACTGGATGTCCTGGGATGAGGGCAAGCGTAGCCATCTCTTCGTCGTGAACGCCCAAACCGGAGAGGCCCGCGACCTGACCCCCGACCTTCCCGTCAACGTCCCCCCTGCCCCCTTCGGCGGCTCGACCGACTACGCGTTCTCGGCCGATGGCAAGACGCTTGCCTTCACCGCCGAGCCGCTCGAAAACCGCCCCTGGTCGACCAACTCCGACCTCTGGACCGTCCTGGTCGAGGGCGGCGCGCTGACGAACCTGACCTCCGCCAACCCGGGAGCCGACGCTCACCCCTCGTTCTCCCCCGATGGTAAGTGGTTTGCCTATGTCAGTCAGGCGAGATCCGGATTCGAGGCCGATCAGTGGGTCCTGAACGTCATCTCCGTGGCCGACCTCGGCACCGGAGCGCCGATTCCGTTGACGGCCGTGATCGACCGCCCCGTCTCCTCCTTCTCGTGGGAACGCGACCGACCCGCCTTGCTGGCGATCGTCGACGATGGCGGCGACAGCGTTGTGTACGAGGTCCCCGCACTGGCCCGGATGGCCCCCCGACCAATCCTCTCCGGTGAAGGCTCGTACGGGGATGCCCAGCGCGCTTCCGACGGAGCCATTGTCTTCACCCGGTCGTCCGCATCGCGGCCGACCGAACTCTGGGTTGATCCCCCCGGTCCCAACAATTTCCGACCACTCACGGCACACAACGATGACCTGATCGAGTCCCTCGACCTTCCCCCCGCCGAGTCCTTCACCTTCGCCGGGGCCGATGGCGACGAGGTCCAGGGCTGGCTCGTCCGGCCTCCGGGGCTGGAGGAGGGCAAGAAGGCTCCCGTCCTGTTTCTGATCCACGGCGGGCCGCAAGGCTCGTGGCACAATAGCTGGCACTCCCGGTGGAACCTCGCCCTCTTTGCCGCCCCCGGCTATGCCGTCGTCGCGGTCAACCCCCGCGGCTCGACCGGCTTCGGCCAAACGTTCACCGACCAGATTAGCACCGACTGGAGCGGCCGGGTTTACGAGGACCTGATGAAGGGGCTCGATTTCGCCCTCGAAACCTACGACTTCCTCGATCCCGACCGCATCGCCGCCGCCGGAGGCTCCTACGGCGGCTACATGGTCAACTGGATCGCAGGCCACTCTGACCGCTTTAAGGCGCTCATCTCCCACGCTGGCGTCTTCGACCTGCAAAGCATGTACTTCACCACCGAGGAACTCTGGTTCCCCGAGTGGGAATTTGGCGGTACCCCCTGG
This window encodes:
- a CDS encoding POT-type proton-dependent oligopeptide transporter: MSSAADASGASRRGLLGYLAHHPKGFWFIFWGELAERSSYYGMRAILLLYMSTQLGLGDQMASFAMSQFIAAAYFLPLVGGYIADNYFGKYWTIVGFSIPYILGHVILGVESVPFLIIALALLAMGSGVIKPNISTLMGLTYDQKRPGEEQLRSDAFAMYYAAINIGSAISTFMLPFLRDQYGYAIAFLFPAVLMAVAFVFFAAGKKHYAVEVIDRTPPSPEEKLQRRQVIRRIFGLFFVICFFWSIFDQQASTWTFFARDLLDLSLFGVTLAPDAVQAFNPVFVLTLLPIVTLGWRGLAAWGYPLRATDKMLVGFVFTALSMAMMAVPAWMAHQTVDRLSQDGAHFVLFDDEATPEVAEIAERGGGYSIVHTVADVQALELDGSPQVVYVPQLPLSPEGIYANYISDGYDFITLSDKADLALKLQLNRTESPTNRVARVQSVEEVATLEIEPGAERVAMLGAGDLGTGASEALVGAIEERYPGIVRPGVGGPELVEAVTKRYQGAIELPKPSVIWQILAYVIVTVAELCISVVGLELAFTAAPKSMKGFITGCFLLTVFFANQLNAVITPQYPKMPAYVFFILMAVMMIPVSMAFLLIARRFNRSVERLKAEEASHHDSEGNPPEGPIEGHVPPGD
- a CDS encoding S9 family peptidase translates to MTRLVPLLLLVCLAFTGRLLAAAGGRPMTVDDLLAIKSVSDPQVSPDGSKVVYVVSEVDREAGRSNSSLWLVPVVGGEPKQLTTAKGSNAHPRWSPDGKSIAFVSSRSGSSQVWLLPLDGGEARQLTDLPIDVDGPIWSPTGDHLAVVAHVYPGLSPEDTAKKDKEKGESKTSAQTYDHLMVRHWMSWDEGKRSHLFVVNAQTGEARDLTPDLPVNVPPAPFGGSTDYAFSADGKTLAFTAEPLENRPWSTNSDLWTVLVEGGALTNLTSANPGADAHPSFSPDGKWFAYVSQARSGFEADQWVLNVISVADLGTGAPIPLTAVIDRPVSSFSWERDRPALLAIVDDGGDSVVYEVPALARMAPRPILSGEGSYGDAQRASDGAIVFTRSSASRPTELWVDPPGPNNFRPLTAHNDDLIESLDLPPAESFTFAGADGDEVQGWLVRPPGLEEGKKAPVLFLIHGGPQGSWHNSWHSRWNLALFAAPGYAVVAVNPRGSTGFGQTFTDQISTDWSGRVYEDLMKGLDFALETYDFLDPDRIAAAGGSYGGYMVNWIAGHSDRFKALISHAGVFDLQSMYFTTEELWFPEWEFGGTPWENPEAYQIHSPSNFVKHFKTPTLVIHGALDFRVPDAQGLGMFTALQRQGVPSRYVFFPDEGHWIAKPANRVTWWNEVHQWLATYLGEES